In one Shinella zoogloeoides genomic region, the following are encoded:
- the ychF gene encoding redox-regulated ATPase YchF, with protein sequence MGFKCGIVGLPNVGKSTLFNALTKTAAAQAANYPFCTIEPNTGEVAVPDPRMKALAGIAGSKEIIPTRISFVDIAGLVRGASKGEGLGNKFLANIREVDAVVHVLRCFEDDDITHVEGRINPVGDADTIETELMLADLESLERRVEQTRKRATGKDKESLAQLPIMEAVVKLLNEGKPARLLLKTLAPEEIEILKGLNLLTSHPVLYVCNVAEGDASTGNTHTEAVAAMAKEQGAECVIISAAIESEVAQLPEEEAAEFLSALGLEEAGLDRLIRAGYHLLDLITYFTVGPKETRAWTIVRGTKAPQAAGVIHTDFERGFIRAFTISYDDYIAYKGEVGAKEAGKGRDEGKEYVVQDGDVIHFRFNT encoded by the coding sequence ATGGGTTTCAAATGCGGTATCGTCGGTCTGCCGAATGTCGGCAAGTCGACCCTCTTCAACGCGCTGACCAAGACGGCGGCCGCCCAGGCGGCGAACTATCCCTTCTGCACCATCGAGCCGAACACCGGCGAAGTGGCGGTGCCCGACCCGCGCATGAAGGCGCTCGCCGGCATCGCCGGCTCCAAGGAGATCATCCCGACGCGCATCTCCTTCGTCGACATCGCCGGCCTGGTGCGCGGCGCGTCCAAGGGTGAAGGCCTCGGCAACAAGTTCCTCGCCAACATCCGCGAAGTCGATGCGGTTGTGCATGTCCTGCGCTGCTTCGAGGACGACGACATCACCCATGTCGAGGGCCGCATCAACCCGGTGGGCGATGCCGACACGATCGAGACCGAGCTGATGCTCGCCGACCTCGAAAGCCTGGAACGCCGCGTCGAGCAGACCCGCAAGCGGGCGACCGGCAAGGACAAGGAATCCCTGGCTCAGTTGCCGATCATGGAAGCCGTGGTCAAGCTGCTCAACGAGGGCAAGCCGGCGCGTCTTCTCCTGAAGACGCTGGCGCCGGAGGAGATCGAGATCCTGAAGGGCCTCAACCTCCTGACCTCGCATCCGGTCCTCTATGTCTGCAACGTCGCCGAGGGCGATGCGTCCACCGGCAACACGCATACCGAAGCCGTCGCCGCCATGGCGAAGGAACAGGGCGCCGAATGCGTCATCATCTCGGCCGCGATCGAATCCGAGGTCGCCCAGCTTCCGGAAGAGGAAGCCGCCGAGTTCCTCTCGGCGCTCGGCCTCGAGGAAGCAGGCCTCGACCGCCTCATCCGCGCCGGCTACCACCTCCTCGACCTCATCACCTATTTCACGGTCGGCCCCAAGGAGACCCGCGCCTGGACCATCGTGCGCGGCACCAAGGCGCCGCAGGCCGCCGGCGTGATCCACACCGATTTCGAACGCGGCTTCATCCGCGCCTTCACGATCTCCTATGACGACTACATCGCCTACAAGGGCGAAGTCGGCGCCAAGGAAGCCGGCAAGGGGCGCGACGAAGGCAAGGAATACGTGGTGCAGGACGGCGACGTCATCCATTTCCGCTTCAACACGTAA
- a CDS encoding MaoC family dehydratase: protein MRMAELYPFGEAVEIGSLTFTAEDIIRFARDFDPQPFHLDEELAKHALFGGLCASGWHTSAGWMKCFVPFWMRECRRLAAEGIVPPNLGPSPGFTKLSWLKPVFAGDTITYSVTLTGSRALATRSDRLINTILNAGRNQHGDPVVRFESTVLEFV, encoded by the coding sequence ATGCGCATGGCTGAGCTCTACCCGTTCGGCGAGGCGGTCGAGATCGGCAGCCTCACCTTCACGGCCGAAGACATCATCCGCTTCGCGCGGGATTTCGACCCGCAGCCCTTCCACCTCGACGAGGAGCTTGCAAAGCATGCGCTGTTCGGCGGCCTCTGCGCCTCCGGCTGGCATACCAGCGCGGGCTGGATGAAATGCTTCGTGCCGTTCTGGATGCGCGAATGCAGGCGCCTCGCCGCCGAGGGCATCGTGCCGCCCAACCTCGGCCCCTCCCCGGGCTTCACCAAGCTGAGCTGGCTGAAACCGGTCTTCGCCGGCGATACGATCACCTATTCGGTGACGCTGACGGGTTCGCGCGCGCTCGCGACCCGCTCCGACCGGCTGATCAACACGATCCTCAATGCCGGCCGGAACCAGCACGGCGACCCGGTCGTCCGCTTCGAAAGCACGGTGCTGGAATTCGTATAG
- the tnpA gene encoding IS200/IS605 family transposase produces the protein MDERSQSHATWDCKYHVVFASKYRTKRLYGDVRRELGDLLHNLARQKGCEIREGHLMPDHVHMLISIPPKYSVSSIVGFLKGKTALYVANKYARKRRYKGYHFWARGYFVSTAGYDEQVVRRYIRNQEKADKASDFADLFNRSY, from the coding sequence ATGGACGAACGATCGCAATCACACGCGACGTGGGACTGCAAATATCATGTGGTCTTCGCGAGTAAGTACCGAACGAAGCGCCTTTACGGGGACGTAAGGCGTGAGTTGGGTGATCTGCTGCATAATCTTGCTCGACAAAAGGGATGCGAGATCAGGGAAGGGCACTTGATGCCCGACCATGTGCACATGCTGATATCGATCCCGCCGAAATACTCGGTGTCTTCGATTGTCGGCTTTTTGAAAGGCAAGACGGCCCTTTACGTGGCCAACAAATATGCCCGCAAGCGGCGCTACAAGGGCTATCACTTTTGGGCGCGTGGGTACTTCGTCTCTACGGCTGGCTATGATGAGCAGGTCGTCAGACGTTATATCCGTAATCAGGAAAAGGCCGACAAAGCTTCCGACTTTGCCGACCTCTTTAACCGTAGCTACTAA
- the pth gene encoding aminoacyl-tRNA hydrolase gives MLVITGLGNPGAKYAGNRHNIGFMALDAIHRKNPFSPWSKKFKAEISEGELAGEKVLLVKPQTFMNLSGESVGEAMRFYKLAPKDIVAIYDELDLAPGKARIKVGGGHGGHNGIKSIDAHCGREYRRLRLGIGHPGVKELVTGHVLGDFAKADHVWLDPLLDELAINADMLVRGEDSQLMNKLALATGSKPEEKAQPAKPAGQSHIRQARNHAQPKALPTSGPMADMLKKLFGNKGE, from the coding sequence ATGCTTGTAATCACCGGGCTCGGCAATCCGGGCGCAAAATATGCGGGCAACCGCCACAATATCGGTTTCATGGCGCTGGACGCCATCCACCGCAAGAACCCGTTCTCGCCCTGGTCGAAGAAGTTCAAGGCGGAGATTTCCGAGGGCGAGCTTGCCGGCGAGAAGGTGCTGCTCGTCAAGCCCCAGACCTTCATGAACCTTTCCGGCGAATCCGTCGGCGAGGCCATGCGATTCTACAAGCTTGCCCCCAAGGACATCGTCGCCATCTACGACGAACTCGACCTTGCGCCCGGCAAGGCGCGCATCAAGGTCGGCGGCGGCCATGGCGGGCACAACGGCATCAAGTCGATCGACGCCCATTGCGGCAGGGAATACCGGCGCCTGCGCCTCGGCATCGGCCATCCCGGCGTCAAGGAGCTCGTCACCGGCCATGTGCTCGGCGATTTCGCCAAGGCCGACCATGTCTGGCTCGACCCGCTGCTCGACGAGCTCGCCATCAACGCCGACATGCTGGTGCGCGGCGAGGATTCGCAGCTCATGAACAAGCTGGCGCTCGCCACCGGCAGCAAGCCGGAGGAAAAGGCGCAGCCCGCTAAGCCCGCCGGCCAGTCCCACATCCGCCAGGCGCGCAACCACGCCCAGCCGAAGGCCCTGCCGACGAGCGGGCCGATGGCCGATATGCTGAAGAAGCTGTTCGGCAACAAGGGCGAATAG
- a CDS encoding cytochrome c1, producing MKKLVAGILSLALVAGLGISLATAQEDHAAAGGAEAEHATPHYPMHKPKQQDWSFAGPFGKYDKGQLQRGLKVYTEVCSACHSMSLVSFRTLEGLGYSEAQVKAFAANYEVQDGPNSDGEMFTRKAVPSDYFPSPYANHEAAAASNNGAAPPDFSLIAKARGITRGFPQFVFDIFTQYQEGGPDYIYSLLTGYDEEKPAHLEVAEGTHFNPYFANAAALAMAKPISDDQVTYDDGSPQTVDQYAHDVAAFLMWAAEPHLEERKRTGFMVMVFLVIFTGLIYLTKKSVYANKEH from the coding sequence ATGAAAAAGCTTGTTGCAGGCATTCTGTCGCTCGCACTCGTCGCCGGTCTCGGCATCTCCCTCGCCACGGCGCAGGAAGACCACGCCGCTGCCGGCGGTGCGGAGGCCGAGCACGCCACGCCGCACTATCCCATGCATAAGCCCAAGCAGCAGGACTGGTCGTTCGCCGGCCCGTTCGGCAAGTATGACAAGGGCCAGCTGCAGCGCGGCCTGAAGGTCTATACCGAAGTCTGTTCGGCCTGCCATTCGATGAGCCTCGTCTCCTTCCGCACGCTGGAAGGCCTCGGCTACTCGGAAGCCCAGGTAAAAGCTTTCGCGGCGAACTACGAAGTTCAGGACGGCCCGAACAGCGATGGTGAGATGTTCACCCGCAAGGCCGTTCCGTCCGACTATTTCCCGTCGCCCTACGCCAACCACGAAGCGGCTGCCGCTTCGAACAACGGCGCGGCCCCGCCGGACTTCTCGCTGATCGCGAAGGCCCGCGGCATCACCCGCGGCTTCCCGCAGTTCGTCTTCGACATCTTCACGCAGTACCAGGAAGGCGGCCCGGACTACATCTACTCGCTGCTGACCGGTTACGACGAAGAGAAGCCGGCGCATCTCGAAGTCGCCGAAGGCACGCACTTCAACCCGTACTTCGCCAATGCCGCGGCGCTTGCCATGGCCAAGCCGATCTCCGACGACCAGGTCACCTATGACGACGGTTCGCCGCAGACGGTCGACCAGTACGCGCACGACGTCGCCGCCTTCCTGATGTGGGCCGCCGAGCCGCATCTCGAAGAGCGCAAGCGCACCGGCTTCATGGTCATGGTCTTCCTGGTGATCTTCACCGGCCTGATCTACCTGACGAAGAAGTCGGTCTACGCGAACAAGGAACACTGA
- a CDS encoding adenine phosphoribosyltransferase, whose amino-acid sequence MSISNSTVEQELVAAIRNIPDYPKPGIIFRDITTLLGNPRAFRRAVDELVHPYAGIGIAKVAGIEARGFILGGAMAHQLSTGFVPIRKKGKLPHETVRIAYSLEYGVDEMEMHKDAIRPGEKVILVDDLIATGGTAEAAVKLLRQMGADIVAACFVIDLPGIGGRRKLEALGVEVRTLVAFDGD is encoded by the coding sequence ATGTCCATATCCAATTCCACCGTCGAACAAGAACTCGTCGCCGCGATACGCAACATCCCGGACTATCCCAAGCCCGGCATCATCTTCCGCGACATCACCACGCTGCTCGGCAATCCGCGCGCCTTCCGCCGCGCGGTGGACGAACTGGTGCATCCCTATGCCGGGATCGGCATCGCCAAGGTCGCGGGTATCGAGGCGCGCGGCTTCATTCTCGGCGGGGCCATGGCACACCAGCTATCGACCGGCTTCGTGCCGATCCGCAAGAAGGGCAAGCTGCCGCACGAGACCGTGCGCATCGCCTACAGCCTGGAATACGGCGTGGACGAGATGGAGATGCACAAGGACGCGATCAGGCCGGGCGAGAAGGTGATCCTCGTCGACGACCTGATCGCCACCGGCGGCACCGCGGAAGCGGCGGTGAAGCTGCTGCGCCAGATGGGTGCCGACATCGTCGCCGCCTGCTTCGTCATCGACCTGCCGGGCATCGGCGGGCGCAGAAAACTGGAGGCGCTGGGCGTGGAAGTGCGCACGCTGGTGGCCTTCGACGGGGACTGA
- the petA gene encoding ubiquinol-cytochrome c reductase iron-sulfur subunit has translation MSEHETTSEPHGEPTRRDFLYLTTGMAGVVGGVAVAWPFIDQMRPDASTLALASIEVDVSSLEPGMSLTAKWRGKPVFIRNRTDKEVEEAKAVQLADLKDPVARNANIASDAQATDLDRSAGEGKENWIVMIGSCTHLGCVPLGQAGDFGGWFCPCHGSHYDTAGRIRKGPAPENLPVPTFSFVSDTVIKIG, from the coding sequence GTGAGCGAACACGAGACAACAAGCGAACCCCATGGCGAGCCCACTCGCCGCGATTTCCTTTACCTGACCACCGGTATGGCGGGCGTCGTGGGCGGCGTAGCGGTTGCCTGGCCGTTCATCGACCAGATGCGTCCGGATGCGTCCACGCTGGCGCTGGCGTCCATCGAGGTCGATGTCTCCAGCCTTGAGCCCGGCATGTCGCTGACGGCGAAGTGGCGCGGCAAGCCGGTCTTCATCCGCAACCGCACGGACAAGGAAGTCGAAGAGGCCAAGGCTGTCCAGCTCGCCGACCTCAAGGACCCGGTCGCCCGCAACGCGAACATCGCGTCCGACGCACAGGCGACGGACCTCGACCGCTCCGCCGGCGAGGGCAAGGAGAACTGGATCGTCATGATCGGCTCCTGTACCCATCTCGGCTGTGTTCCGCTCGGCCAGGCCGGCGATTTCGGCGGGTGGTTCTGTCCCTGCCACGGTTCTCACTACGATACCGCCGGTCGTATTCGTAAGGGCCCCGCCCCCGAGAACCTTCCTGTGCCGACCTTCTCGTTCGTATCCGACACAGTCATCAAGATCGGTTGA
- a CDS encoding cytochrome b codes for MSAEHSTYQPTTGIEKWVDSRLPLPRMIHDSFVSYPVPRNLNYAYTFGAMLSVMLIVQILTGIVLAMHYAAETSVAFNSVEKIMRDVNHGWLLRYMHANGASFFFIAVYLHIARGLYYGSYKAPREILWILGVVIYLLMMATGFMGYVLPWGQMSFWGATVITGFFSAFPWVGEWIQQFLLGGFAVDNPTLNRFFALHYLLPFMIAGVVVLHVWALHVTGQTNPTGVEVKSKTDTVAFTPYATLKDALGVSVFLIVFAWFIFYMPNYLGHPDNYIPADPLKTPAHIVPEWYYLPFYAMLRAITFNVGPIDSKLGGVLVMFGAIIVLFFLPWLDTSKVRSAVYRPWYKLFFWIFVANAILLGWLGAMPAEGIYVILSQLGTLYYFGFFLVIMPVLGLIETPKRIPNSITEAVLEKKNAKAAKA; via the coding sequence ATGAGTGCTGAACATTCAACCTACCAGCCGACGACTGGCATCGAAAAATGGGTCGATTCGCGCCTGCCTCTGCCGCGCATGATCCATGACAGCTTCGTTTCCTATCCGGTTCCGCGCAACCTGAACTATGCCTACACCTTCGGCGCCATGCTGTCGGTGATGCTGATCGTGCAGATCCTGACCGGTATCGTTCTGGCCATGCACTATGCCGCCGAAACCTCCGTCGCGTTCAACTCGGTCGAGAAGATCATGCGCGACGTGAACCACGGCTGGCTGCTGCGCTACATGCACGCCAACGGTGCATCCTTCTTCTTCATCGCGGTCTACCTGCACATTGCCCGCGGCCTCTACTACGGCTCCTACAAGGCGCCGCGCGAAATCCTCTGGATCCTCGGCGTGGTCATCTACCTGCTCATGATGGCCACCGGCTTCATGGGCTACGTTCTGCCCTGGGGCCAGATGTCCTTCTGGGGCGCGACCGTCATCACCGGCTTCTTCTCGGCCTTCCCGTGGGTCGGCGAGTGGATCCAGCAGTTCCTGCTCGGCGGCTTCGCCGTCGACAACCCGACGCTGAACCGCTTCTTCGCGCTGCACTACCTGCTGCCGTTCATGATCGCCGGCGTCGTCGTCCTGCACGTCTGGGCCCTGCACGTCACCGGCCAGACCAACCCGACCGGCGTCGAAGTGAAGTCCAAGACCGACACGGTCGCCTTCACGCCCTATGCGACGCTCAAGGACGCGCTCGGCGTTTCGGTCTTCCTGATCGTCTTCGCCTGGTTCATCTTCTACATGCCGAACTATCTCGGCCACCCGGACAACTACATCCCGGCTGATCCGCTCAAGACCCCGGCTCACATCGTTCCGGAATGGTACTACCTGCCGTTCTACGCGATGCTGCGCGCCATCACCTTCAATGTCGGCCCGATCGACTCGAAGCTCGGCGGCGTCCTGGTGATGTTCGGTGCGATCATCGTGCTGTTCTTCCTGCCCTGGCTCGACACGTCGAAGGTCCGCTCCGCCGTCTACCGCCCGTGGTACAAGTTGTTCTTCTGGATCTTCGTGGCCAATGCCATCCTGCTCGGCTGGCTCGGCGCCATGCCTGCCGAAGGCATCTACGTCATCCTCTCGCAGCTCGGCACGCTGTACTACTTTGGCTTCTTCCTCGTCATCATGCCGGTTCTCGGCCTGATCGAAACCCCGAAGCGCATTCCGAATTCGATCACGGAAGCGGTTCTGGAAAAGAAGAACGCCAAGGCGGCCAAGGCCTGA
- a CDS encoding 50S ribosomal protein L25/general stress protein Ctc, whose product MSHETYELKAETRERVGKGSSRELRRNGLIPAVIYGDKQSPLAIAISTKDVTQRIHAGGFKTTVATIDVNGEKIKVLPKDFQLDPVRDFTMHVDFLRVSGNTHVVVEVPVHFINEEKSPGIKIGGVLNVVRHAVELHASAGDIPEFITADLAGLKVGDGIHISNIKLPKGTSPVITDRDFTIATIATPAGGVKEEEAEASEE is encoded by the coding sequence ATGAGCCACGAAACTTACGAGCTCAAGGCCGAAACGCGCGAACGGGTTGGTAAGGGGTCCTCCCGTGAACTTCGCCGCAACGGTCTTATTCCTGCAGTTATCTACGGCGACAAGCAGTCCCCGCTTGCCATCGCCATCTCGACCAAGGACGTCACGCAGCGCATCCACGCCGGCGGCTTCAAGACGACGGTCGCCACGATCGACGTCAACGGCGAGAAGATCAAGGTTCTCCCGAAGGACTTCCAGCTCGATCCGGTCCGCGACTTCACGATGCATGTCGACTTCCTGCGCGTCTCGGGCAACACCCATGTCGTGGTCGAAGTTCCGGTTCACTTCATCAACGAAGAGAAGTCCCCGGGCATCAAGATCGGCGGCGTCCTGAACGTCGTTCGCCACGCTGTCGAGCTGCACGCTTCGGCCGGTGACATTCCGGAATTCATCACGGCGGACCTCGCTGGCCTCAAGGTCGGCGACGGCATCCACATCTCGAACATCAAGCTGCCGAAGGGCACGAGCCCGGTCATCACCGACCGCGACTTCACGATCGCAACGATCGCGACCCCGGCCGGCGGCGTGAAGGAAGAAGAAGCGGAAGCTTCCGAGGAATAA
- a CDS encoding MaoC family dehydratase, with the protein MANYTFEDFTPGRRFDFEKRTLSAEEIIAFAQEFDPQPMHLDEAAGRDSILGGLAASGWHTSAVMMRMLYEAYIRGSTSEGSPGVDLMEWKRPVLAGDTLGGHCIVLDARASRSRPEIGIVRMRAEITNQRGELVAVSEYINMMRLAGKEADHAHG; encoded by the coding sequence GTGGCCAACTACACTTTTGAAGATTTTACGCCGGGCCGTCGCTTCGATTTCGAGAAGCGGACACTTTCGGCTGAGGAAATCATCGCCTTCGCACAGGAATTCGATCCGCAGCCGATGCATCTCGACGAAGCGGCCGGCCGCGACAGCATCCTCGGCGGGCTTGCCGCCTCCGGCTGGCACACCAGCGCCGTGATGATGCGCATGCTCTACGAGGCCTATATTCGTGGCTCGACCTCCGAAGGCTCGCCCGGCGTCGACCTCATGGAATGGAAGCGCCCGGTGCTGGCGGGCGACACGCTCGGCGGCCATTGTATCGTGCTGGATGCCCGGGCCTCGCGCTCGCGGCCGGAGATCGGCATCGTGCGCATGCGCGCCGAGATCACCAACCAGCGCGGCGAGCTCGTTGCGGTTTCGGAATATATCAACATGATGCGTCTTGCCGGAAAGGAAGCCGACCATGCGCATGGCTGA
- the clpS gene encoding ATP-dependent Clp protease adapter ClpS: MSNGDTTLTPKTDTKPKLERPKLYKVILVNDDYTPREFVVLVLKAVFSMNADASYRVMMTAHKLGTCVVVVCARDIAETKAKEATDLAKEAGFPLLFQTEPEE; encoded by the coding sequence ATGAGCAATGGCGATACGACCCTCACCCCGAAGACCGATACCAAGCCGAAGCTGGAACGGCCGAAGCTCTACAAGGTCATTCTCGTCAACGACGACTATACGCCGCGCGAATTCGTCGTGCTGGTGCTCAAGGCCGTCTTCAGCATGAATGCGGATGCGAGCTATCGCGTCATGATGACCGCGCACAAGCTCGGCACCTGCGTGGTCGTCGTCTGCGCCCGCGATATCGCGGAAACCAAGGCGAAGGAGGCGACGGACCTCGCCAAGGAGGCCGGCTTCCCGCTGCTGTTCCAGACCGAGCCGGAGGAGTAG
- a CDS encoding substrate-binding periplasmic protein, with amino-acid sequence MKTLLLTLCLSLAPLSACLAETLHFVTEEYAPFNYSEGGRITGIAVEQVEAIAKAAGIDYTIEIMPWARAFAMAQNQPMHCVFTTGYNRERAGQFTWVNPLLKDEMVMLKRKDGSRGPATMAEALGMKVGSQRGDFGVEALEDLGFKDIDLAADIDLSLRKLLSGRVDLLPTSIKTYESLVKQGQPVEKAMLLAGQIYGLACQKDTPPDVIGRLQTELDKLIASGEQDRIFAAYGLPPNARTAQDGAKK; translated from the coding sequence ATGAAGACGCTGCTTTTGACGCTCTGCCTGTCGCTCGCCCCGCTTTCGGCCTGCCTTGCCGAAACGCTGCACTTCGTTACGGAAGAATATGCCCCCTTCAATTATTCCGAGGGCGGCAGGATCACCGGCATCGCGGTCGAGCAGGTCGAGGCGATCGCCAAGGCGGCCGGCATCGACTACACGATCGAGATCATGCCCTGGGCCCGCGCCTTCGCCATGGCGCAGAACCAGCCGATGCATTGCGTCTTCACGACCGGCTACAACCGGGAGCGCGCCGGCCAGTTCACCTGGGTCAATCCTCTCTTGAAAGACGAGATGGTGATGCTGAAGCGCAAGGACGGCAGCAGGGGCCCGGCTACCATGGCGGAAGCGCTCGGCATGAAGGTCGGCTCGCAGCGCGGCGATTTCGGCGTAGAGGCGCTGGAAGACCTCGGCTTCAAGGACATCGACCTTGCCGCCGATATCGACCTCTCCTTGCGCAAGCTCCTTTCCGGCCGGGTGGACCTGCTGCCGACCTCCATCAAGACCTACGAAAGCCTGGTGAAGCAGGGGCAGCCGGTCGAGAAGGCCATGCTGCTGGCCGGCCAGATCTACGGCCTCGCCTGCCAGAAGGATACGCCGCCGGACGTGATCGGACGTCTTCAGACGGAGCTGGACAAGCTGATCGCGAGCGGCGAGCAGGACCGCATCTTCGCCGCCTACGGCCTGCCGCCGAATGCACGCACGGCGCAGGACGGCGCGAAGAAATAA
- a CDS encoding EAL domain-containing protein: MKVHSVESRFIAIVIGALLVFVAPLFVLFLILSSDRVARERLQNTEVLLKTNVQALGKPLWDFDKESIDQIVGGLEAEADIGFVHVRDTSGTIDIRKPAVAPNPDEARSIVKTDILHKASDGIKKVGTAEIWLRKEGIFSRFTKDEMSIFAIFFFAVATLFTAAIIGNRITIIRPLMRLTAAIEATRRLGSRHHVDWTSNDEMGALAHNFNEMQSKLEREEKELKLAHARATDIYNLTPAMLFSIDAHNRITAVSDYWLTATGYRRDQVIGQEFTDFVAEEWRDTYRKRHAANGPENGICDVTVRFRCADSSLIDVLILETDTEASGGRQALSLSVMTDVTDLKEAESRNHRQAITDHLTGLLNRQGFEAVLDDLIVEADKLGQPLACLFVDLDRFKWINDNLGHAAGDDVLCQVAMRLRRQLRAGDVIARLGGDEFAILLSAPHARQLALDVSERLVASLRAPLVVNGAELHVSASIGVAVYPDHAATAACLLQKSDMAMYARKRSGKNGVQIFDNNMVDIARKRLETEQFIDQGLRDDWFTAHLQPIVSLSDGRVAGFEALMRLHHPERGILPPADIIGIAEENGSIGRIGDCILSKSIASLAVISRLEGLADSYLAVNFSPLQFEPALPARLAALLLEQGITPSRIVVEITEAVLMLDNPVVRDVLDALSDLGCRIALDDFGTGYSSLSYLNRFPVDIVKVDQSFTRSLSSDQPDVRRKSRMLVEGIRTISHQMGCAVVAEGIETTEQWDILQAMNIEFGQGYLLSRPLPLDALLEKLDEFAMPDVPERRAAAS; the protein is encoded by the coding sequence ATGAAAGTGCACTCGGTGGAAAGCCGCTTCATCGCCATCGTCATCGGCGCGCTGCTGGTTTTCGTCGCCCCGCTCTTCGTCCTCTTCCTCATCCTTTCCTCCGATCGCGTCGCCCGCGAGCGGCTGCAGAACACGGAAGTCCTGCTGAAGACCAATGTCCAGGCGCTCGGCAAGCCACTTTGGGACTTCGACAAGGAGAGCATCGACCAGATCGTCGGCGGCCTGGAGGCCGAGGCCGATATCGGCTTCGTGCATGTGCGCGACACGTCCGGTACGATCGACATCCGTAAGCCGGCCGTCGCGCCCAATCCGGACGAAGCCCGCTCCATCGTGAAGACCGACATCCTCCACAAGGCCTCCGACGGCATCAAGAAGGTCGGCACCGCGGAGATCTGGCTTCGGAAGGAAGGTATCTTCTCGCGCTTCACGAAGGACGAGATGAGCATCTTCGCCATCTTCTTCTTCGCCGTGGCGACGCTCTTCACCGCCGCCATCATCGGCAACCGCATCACCATCATCCGGCCGCTGATGCGGCTGACGGCGGCGATCGAGGCCACCCGCCGGCTCGGCTCCCGCCACCATGTCGACTGGACCTCGAACGACGAGATGGGCGCGCTCGCCCATAATTTCAACGAGATGCAGAGCAAGCTGGAGCGCGAGGAAAAGGAGCTCAAGCTCGCCCATGCGCGTGCCACCGACATCTACAACCTGACGCCGGCAATGCTCTTCTCGATCGATGCGCACAACCGCATCACCGCCGTCAGCGACTATTGGCTGACCGCCACCGGCTATCGCCGCGATCAGGTAATCGGCCAGGAATTCACCGATTTCGTCGCCGAGGAATGGCGCGACACCTACCGCAAGCGCCACGCCGCGAACGGGCCGGAAAACGGCATCTGCGACGTCACGGTGCGTTTCCGCTGCGCCGACAGCAGCCTGATCGACGTGCTGATCCTGGAAACGGACACCGAGGCGAGCGGCGGGCGGCAGGCGCTCTCGCTCTCCGTCATGACCGATGTCACCGACCTCAAGGAGGCGGAGAGCCGCAACCATCGCCAGGCGATCACCGACCATCTGACCGGCCTTCTCAACCGGCAGGGCTTCGAAGCCGTGCTCGACGACCTGATCGTCGAGGCCGACAAGCTCGGCCAGCCCCTCGCCTGCCTCTTCGTCGATCTCGACCGCTTCAAGTGGATCAACGACAATCTCGGCCATGCCGCCGGCGACGACGTGCTCTGCCAGGTGGCGATGCGCCTGCGCCGCCAGTTGCGCGCCGGCGATGTCATCGCCCGGCTCGGCGGCGACGAGTTCGCCATCCTCCTGTCCGCGCCCCATGCCCGCCAGCTCGCCCTCGACGTCAGCGAGCGCCTCGTCGCGAGCCTGCGGGCGCCCCTCGTGGTGAACGGCGCAGAGCTTCATGTCAGCGCCAGCATCGGCGTCGCCGTCTATCCCGACCACGCCGCCACCGCCGCCTGCCTGCTGCAGAAATCGGACATGGCCATGTATGCCCGCAAGCGCAGCGGCAAGAACGGCGTGCAGATCTTCGACAACAACATGGTCGACATCGCCCGCAAGCGGCTGGAAACCGAGCAGTTCATCGACCAGGGCCTGCGCGACGACTGGTTCACCGCCCATCTCCAGCCGATCGTCAGCCTTTCAGACGGTCGCGTCGCCGGCTTCGAGGCGCTGATGCGCCTTCATCATCCCGAGCGCGGCATCCTGCCACCGGCCGACATCATCGGCATCGCCGAGGAGAACGGCTCGATCGGCCGCATCGGCGATTGCATCCTGTCGAAGTCCATCGCCAGCCTCGCCGTCATCTCCAGGCTGGAAGGGCTTGCCGACAGCTATCTGGCGGTGAACTTCTCGCCGCTGCAATTCGAGCCCGCCCTGCCCGCCCGCCTTGCCGCGCTGCTGCTGGAGCAGGGCATCACGCCCTCGCGCATCGTCGTGGAGATCACCGAAGCGGTGCTGATGCTCGACAATCCCGTGGTGCGCGACGTGCTCGACGCGCTCTCCGACCTCGGCTGCCGCATCGCGCTCGACGACTTCGGCACGGGCTATTCGTCCCTGAGCTATCTCAACCGCTTCCCGGTCGATATCGTCAAGGTCGACCAGTCCTTCACCCGCTCGCTCTCCTCCGACCAGCCGGACGTGCGCCGCAAGAGCCGCATGCTCGTCGAGGGCATCCGCACCATCTCGCACCAGATGGGCTGCGCCGTGGTGGCCGAAGGCATCGAAACCACCGAGCAATGGGACATCCTCCAGGCGATGAACATCGAGTTCGGCCAGGGCTATCTCCTCAGCAGGCCCCTGCCGCTCGACGCGCTGCTGGAAAAGCTGGATGAATTCGCCATGCCGGACGTGCCGGAGCGCCGGGCCGCGGCGTCCTGA